The Populus nigra chromosome 4, ddPopNigr1.1, whole genome shotgun sequence genome contains the following window.
ATCTGAACCCGATTTTACCGAGTAGAATCATCTGTACCTGGATGAGCTTGGATTCTTTCGTagttattgatatattttttaatgtagattTGCTTGACCTTTGCTATCATATTAGATGTGCTACCACAAGAAAGACAGCAAAAACAACAACCACCACAAAATTTCTCCGAGGAGAATCACCGCACCAAAACTCAATTCAGAATTTtataacttaatattttttataattaagactTAATATCACAGCTCTTCTAAACTTCATTATATATATCGGGAAAACATATTAACGAAGttgaaaagataataaaaaagttttaaactgagtaaaagaaaataaaaaatcaactaaaaaaatgcaaaaaatctCATGCAATAAACTTTCTAGGTCTTAAATTCTTTCGAGCAAAATTTCGAtccattcaattaaaaattatatttattaacataaaaccACGTGTTAGACATCATTATAATTAACATAAAACTGCCAAATTTCAACcgattcaattaaaattatatttgtgatCATAAAACTGCAACACATTAACTCATAAGAGAGTTTCTGGTTAATACTTGCACAGAAGAGAGGGATGGTTAATGCCTGTTACCTCCATACAACTTGCAAAAAGATGGAAAAGAAAACCCTTCCTTGTTGATAATACCTCAAATGATAGAATCATGATACATGGGCAAGATGACTGAAACTCTTTCGATTCTCAGAGTGTTGAAAGCAGAAAATGTGAGAATTGCAACAATAATTAGTCAATAAGATTCAAACCCAACATCCATTTGCTTAAAACATTAGTCTATTGATTCAAAATCGAAAATTCAAGCTCAAGGCACCAAACGGAGCTTCCTATCATTTTAAGCCTCCCTACGAACAAGGTAAAGCTTGCCCACAACATGGAGAATAGCAACAAAAGCAATGAAACCAATGCTCATAACAAGAACAACATTTGGAGAGATCTTAAGTCCAGGCGCATCATCAGTATAAAACTGAAGCATAGTCCCCGCTGCTCCTGCTCCTCCTGAAGCTCCACCACTGACTGTCCTCCTCCTACGCATGCTTGCAGCTGCTGCTGCACTTCCTCTCGGGGGAGCAGTTCCGCCTACAGccatttctataaataaaaacaaatcagctAGTTCAGTCCCCATTACATGTTAATTGGCCATATCTTCAAATGTAGAgcccacaaaaaaatataacaaatccccctttttttttgcaCTAAAAAACCTATCGGtttcaacaaacaaacaaaccctTGTGATTGCGAAATTGCTTAcgaaataaaacatgtttaaatcttaataatcaaaataaaaaatagatccaATCATAAGGCAGATCTAAATGAAGACACTAATGATTAGCATAAtacctagttttttttcttaaagagaATTCAGGGGCAAATCTCAGCAATctgatgcaaaaaaaaaacaaaaaaaacagatctaaggattttcaaaaaaaaaatcgatccagaaattcattaataaaaagaaatcaaatggaAATCGAGATGAAGCATTCACCTTAATTGATTCGAAGAAGAAATAGAGAGATTTTGATGGACTAGAATTTcgatttcttctcttctctttcgtTTTTGCAGTGTCAAAATCCACGCTCTTATAAACGGGGTTGCTCGTATGCGCGCTTATATACTTTCCACGCTTTTATAGCCAATAGTGTTTAGCCACGTCATATTTCAAACCAATTAGACGTCAAATACGCCTGCCTATTACTTGGGCTTGTTTTGGTTCACTGGTTGGACCAAAGAAACGAGCTTGGGTAAACTTCAAATTTCTAAACCGGATCTTATGTTTAGAATCTTCCCGTGATTTTGATATTTAGACAGAAAATATTTAAACGGATTCGATTCAATTTCAATGAAAACATTTGCACTCCATATTTTTGACAAATCTTctttgtattgaaaaaaaaaaatcacaatgatATAGTCTAAACTAGCTTTAGTCCCTTGCTTTATTGCggtcaaattattattttttttataaaaataatattatgatgttgaatgagataaaaaaatatatgataaatcaATCATGACATACTTTTAACCATGCTAATTAGGGTTAAGTAAACCCGATATATCAAGTCAAACTTACAGTCCAGTTCAGATTATGTAATTcaaaaaatccaataataaaataaaaggaattattaaggctttttcttttcaaaaaaaattatgctaaaTTTTCAAACCTGTAAATTAAGTCATTAGACCTGAAACATCCAACttgaaaaaaccatgaagtgaaatattaaaggatataattaaaaagggaatacaaaaggattttaaaaaaataattaaaagaatgaggataaaaattaaaatactaaataaattttatatttaattgaagggtgtaatcgaaaaaaaaattaatatagtaaaggataatttttttaaaaaaataataaggatcaaaattgacataaaaataaaaataatattgtaattaaatggtgaaattgaaaagaataataacttttacaagaaagtcgaggaaaaaaaataaaaattaaaacaataagaaccaaaataaaaaacataatactatcaatttgaattgaaggaCGTAATTGAAAACcactaaaacttttacaaaagagccaaggaaaaaagattagaaattcaaagaataatGACCACAttggagaatataatatttgataaattatgattgaatgatgaaattaaaaacaaataaaatttctataaaatgactaaaatcaaaaattaaaaatcaaaataataaggactgAAATTGAAATAGTAATAACCAAGAAGGTCAAGCTATCATTTTTAGGggaggagaaagagaagaagaaaaaaaaaaggttcatcaACATCAAACCAGATCATCACTGGTGACGTGTTCTGcaccaataaaaaaaggacATGGTGACGCTTTTAACAACGCGCATGAAGAGTATTTTTAGATGTCAGGATGCGTTGCACACATTGCTTGAATGGTGTCAGCACCTCCCACAAACCCCTAAGTGATCCATACGCACaccaacccttttttttttagtcaaatacaAAATTGCATCTGATCTAactttataattacaaaaaaaaaaccatgatgaaaaactaaaaacactCCTTGAccccagtttttttttaatttaagggtatttttattgttttagtatgcatttttattgtttattattttttatatttgaaaaaaatatcaaatcccccctcaacttaaattataataactaaaaaaccactgtgaaaacacaaaaatactCATTTATGtcagatttaaattttttattttcaatgatattttggttattttattgtttattcaaTATGTGAAAGATTTAtttgttcttaattaatttaaaaatgacaAATAGATCAATagaccatataaaaaaattaaatactctTGAAAACCagtgataatgtttttttggatagaaagattaaaaaaaaactatttcattgTTCAGTGAATAATATAAATGTCTCGGCAACTAAAGTGTGTTTTGCAAATACCAATTAGTTGTTCTTcataacattgaaaaaatttgagaacGATGTATTTCAAAcatatatgtatttatttttgtctaataatttttctaaaatattattgataggGTCGTTAATGGACTTGCAGAGGAATGTCTCCTAGCTTGGaatctaattgaaaaaattgatagTTCAGGTAACAAATTGAGAAGGATAGATGGTTGGCGGTCTAATACCGAGgtctgctatatatatatatatatatatatatatatatatatatatatatatgcctttTATCTCTCCTCTGCTTCAGGTTGCAGAGGCAAGGTTTCCTTGTCTCTATCACCTGGATTCGAGCCCTAGTGTGTACGCCTGTTACCCCCATGGTGTCTTACATGCCTTCTAgatttgcagggtgttcagtgggtccgAAGATTAATTGTGGTGCGCGtaaactggcccggacaccccgggttaccaaaaaaaaaaaaagatgagcgCCGGCCAATGGTCCCGAAATACAAAAGACCCAGTTGTGAATTCACAATCACAGCCGTTAATCGCACACAATTTAATAATCCTCAATGTTCTGGTTGATGAGCCaatattttattagtatatatttaaatatttatattaaaaaatattaaataaaaaaatatatagatataattttcttgaatttatggGTGTGATTGGTTGGGATGTGCTAACACCAAACACGATCCAGTAAAAACATACACAATCCAGTAGAAACGTGTTAGGTGTAGCCAAAACCAGACCTAAGAGATGATTGGATCTAACGCTAGCCAAACCCAACCATGACTGGCTTGGCATTGCACCAAACACAGACGTGTTAGGTCTGGCGTTGGCCAAAACCAGAAAATGATGGCCAGACCCCTCAATGACGAGACCTGGTAGTGCGCTAGACCCAGACACGTTGGTCTAACGCTGACCAATCCTAAGAGATAATTGATTCTAACACTATCAATTctatagatttttaaataaaatcatagagGAATTATTTGTCAATAATAAGCTTAATTAAACAAGTTTATACTCCACCAACATCATTAAGTGTATTAAAGTTTATCATAGCCCGTTATGTCCTTAATTTTTTAGCCATATAAAATGAGTAAAATACAACTCACAATTCAACTCAAGATATCATATAGGTGAAGTTACGCTTTAACCATTTCTCTCCATAAAAAGACAAAACTCATGAGTTATAAATATACCATGAATCCTTCAAGATAAAAGTTCACAATTTTTATTCCTTACAACATACATATTTGAGAACATCtcactaaaatattattataatttatctctCTAAACAAGATACTTACTTAAGTATATAAGAATCCAcatattcattaaaataaatttcttacaAGTATTAGCCACAAGCTGTCTTAGTTTACCAAGTACAAACTATCAACCACCTATAACAAGAAGAATAGACAAGGTTCGACTAAtccccacgttaaactaaaataaaagaatagacAATGTTTTTAgaaccaattaattaattaattatctaactttttaatattcatcaaaataatttttttacaaatattagcCACAAAGGATTTTAACTTATCAAGTATAAGCTATCAACCACATCCATAACAAGGAGAATAGACAAGATTTTTAGAATCaattatttaactaattatCTAACTTCTTATGTTACTCGAATTTTTTGGACTCGTGAACATATACCAATTCAAGCCATTGATTTGAGTCTAAATTGTTACTAGGTAGTTGAGTAATTTACTAATTTTGCGTGTggataattattttactttgaaaagaaattatgagaATTCAACCAAACAGCAATTCCATtactaagaagaagaagaagaagaagaagagagaagataaTCCAATCCCAGTAATCAAACGACCCAAGATCAATGATATAACGGCTTCTCATGCTCACCTTTTACCCTCTACCTGATCACTTTCTTCAATGTTTCATCATCCATGTTTCATACGGTATACATTGTCCTCTGCAGACAATGTATACCTGTAAATTTTTTCTTCCATATTGCTGCCAGAACAACATCCCTTCCTTCATTCAGCCTGTAATTTTACTTCTCACTGCATCCTTGTCCTCCGCAGACAAGCGAAAAATGATTTGCTCGTCGCTGCAGGCCCGAAACTTCTGCAAGTTTTTCTGAGGATAGGGAAGACATCCAACGGATACCCCTTGTCATTGCTTTTAATTATGTTGGTCATTTTTGCAAGATTAAGAAAGCAAAGAAATCCTCAGCAAAGTCGTGAATCATGCACAGTTCTCAAAAGATACGAGATCCACAAAAATAAAGGTTGAATCAATCTAGTGATTGTTGTTGTATTAGCGTGTGTATCAGGGCACCATTAACCTGCAagttcaacaaattaaaatgtgaTATTACATGTGGTGATCAACTTCCTGAGGAAGGTGAAGTATCCATAATCTGAAACCACTGTTGCGTTTATTCTAATTCTAACAACTCAGCTAATTATTCACTAGCTGAATTAGAATATCTAACCTATTTGAATGTTGGAGAAAACTTCTCCAGTTACAAGCTAACAAAAGATATTCAACTTGACATACATTTCACCCCCATAAATCAAAGAAGGTGATAGGACATTGACATAAGCTCCCTTTAGCAGGCTCTTTATGAAGTTCACCAGCAATTCCTCCTCTGTTACCTCTATGCTAAATCATCTAAATTAGATATGATAGTGATTACTGTCTATGGAGTGTATGCTTCGTGCCAAAATAGTTTACAGCTGCcaagaaaatcattttgttctCCATATTGAAGCAAAGATTCCCAGAGCATCAAATGGTCTGCTCAACCTTTCAATCCCTTAAAAAATCTGCCACCCTTATTTCCCACTCCAGTCCCTGCAAGACCTGATGACAGGAGAGATCTGGAATCTGGTCGCCATTTCAACTCTTTCAGAACAGAAAACAGAGTTGCAAGATCAGGAGTTATTTCACTGTCCTTTATATTGTTACTGGAAATTACTGTTAATCTTTGAAGTTCCTTCCAATTCAGAATCACCGACTCCAAACCTCCTGTCGTCAGCAGAGAGCATCCCTCCAAAGACAAAAGCCTTACCCTCCTATAAAGAGAGGAAACAAAATGGCCCATCAAAAGATTGGTTGAAAGCACTGCATTAAGTAACATGCCAAATTTCAAATTGTTTCCATCCTtgacatttaataaaaataattgttatgggAATAGGTACAGAACCATGGTATCGAAACGTGTGAGCATGCTTGCTCATTCTTATACTAAATTTGGCAAACAAAGGACCAAAAATCCAGGCTATTATAATCTACATCAGTCAATTTTCCTGCAAATTTAAATAGGCTTTAATCCACAGTTCCAAATGAAGAAAGGTACCGAGTTATGAGATTGGAAAGGATAAATATGATCGtacatgatgaaataaataaagctGTTCGTGGATATCATGCATGACAGACACATTGAAATTTTGtggtttattaaaatcataggCATAGttcgaaactaaaaaaaaatcgaggaGATAATAGCAAAAACCAGAACGACAAAAACTCATACCTACAAACACTTGCAGCTGCAAACACTTCATCTTCCAATCGCCAACAGTTCTGCAAAACAATTTCCCTAACAGTCTtgcaaactaaaaataaagcCTTCACCGCTTGCTTATCCCTCATCTGACACCTCTGGACATGCAACTCTTCAAGTGTAGGACAAGACCCCAAATGTTCAAGCAGACCAGGACTTGAATCAACACTCTTACATGACTGCAACCTCAAAGTCTTCAGATTTTCACAAAATGATAATGCAGCCAACCACCCACCATCCATTCTATGATCACAAATAGTCAATTCTTCAAGCATTTGACAACACTGCCCAATTGCCTTAATCCCATCATAGCTCCCTTCGCATCCACATAACTCAAGCTTCACTAACCTCCTACAACCTTGAGCTAAAATCGTCAATCCAATATCACTCACCACCGAATTATAAAAACCATCAACGCAACCAATCAATTTCAAAACTTGCAAATTCCTACACCCGGAAATCCCCTTCAAAGACATATCCCCGCAACAATGCAACTCCAATTCTTGCAACATTTCACACTTGCTCGAGACACTCAACAACCCGTTTTCGCTCGTGCCAAATACAACAATTCTCCTCAAATTGGGATACGATTTACTAATCAATTGAAGCCCATTATCAATCAAATCCGACGACAATAAATCATTCTCTTCAATAAACCCACCAGACAACAGCTTAGTACCAACATAAACAGACAAATTATTCCTGGTGATCAAAATCCCGGAATTCCTAGGCATTTTAATACAAGCATGAACAATATCAATGTTTTCCAAATTTGGGAACCGGGTAAAAACCCGGCCCGAAttaacaaaaccaaaatctaTAACCTTTATTGAATGCACCAAACGTCCATGAAGGAAGAACCATCTTTTGCAAACAAGAGAGTTAGAAACATACTGTGAAATCGGGACTTTATTGAAGACTTGAAGGAGGAGCTCATCAGAGAGAAGGGAAGTGTAATCAGGTCGGGTCGGGTCATTCGATGGGAGGCCAAAGATTTTATCTGGGTCAGATGGAGGTGATGCTAGTGGGCTATTTGAGAGAGATTTCATTTTCAAAGTTACATGCTTTAGCGCTTGTTCTTTGAACCACAACTCTGGCAAGCTTAAGGTTCTTGTTTTGCTGTTTAAGGATGTTGGTGTGGGGATTGGTATTGGTGGTGGCTTTTGATTGTtcttagggttagggtttgttgttttttcctctGGTGATTGTGACATTTTTTCTTCTGgggtaaaaatattttcttttctctctgtaATTAGAGGGTTTCTTGCTTTTAATTCTTCACTCTCCCTTCGATTCTTTCAAGAGAGAACATTAATCTTGTTTGGATTTGTTGGATTGTGTGGGGGtgtcctcttctttttttccctccatTCATTCGGCCATGATTTCACAAGGTTAGTTGTGATTCAGCAGGCAGATGTCCATGTCTCGCTGTACCCTTTTGGTTGGATCATGTTTGTGTAATGGGCCCTGTTGATGCTATGCTGTAATATTATTGGATTGATGCGGATGAATAATAagtgctttgaattttttttcttgcagtaTAATAATTGCCAGCATTTAAAATCTGTCCCATTTGAGATGTGTAATAAATGTTTGTGTAAATAAGTATCTGGCTTCTACTTGAAAGGCCCTGAGGATAGAGAACACCCCCCCCCCAATGAGCATGAATGCATGAAAAGAAGTCCgaatttctaattgatttttaccATGAGGGAAGAATGCATGGAATTTCTTTAaccatgaaatattttaatatagatCAATGTgcgtttaattaaataaaattaaaattatttaagagaaTATTAAAGCAGGAAGCAAATAAATAGATATGTATAAAGATATTTGATAACGGAAAGCATAGTGCtcttcaaaatttttaatttatttaattatatgaaaataaagatggattttcattataaatgtaataatttaaattgtgcaaaaaaattatttgttagtataacttcttttttaaatgtaatttttaagccagatttatatatttctttagcTATGTTGTTAATTgaatagaaattataaataattaaaaacaatgtcCACAAGAATTCAAATGATTTgaaataagtataaaaaaaatatctatttatcAAAACCTCTTTTCCTTATTAATTCGttcttttatcatataatttttttatcaaaagttttgttttttaaaccaaaacttatcataatcttaaaaaaaaagttttgataaaaaaataaaaaattttgataatttttatacgaatgtattgaaaaatatatccataataaacttgagaaaattatataaaaaacttataataaaaatcttaaaaatagatatttattcatatctaaaacataattaagataatattaccatgaaaaacaatgatactatttaaaaatataacataattaagCAATCATTTAActaactttatttaaaaataatccaattataaaatgctaaattgaaaaaaaaaagataaaagaattgAAGAACCAAACGTGTATGGGTTGGATATGTATGTTTGGCCCACGTGTAAACCCAAGTCTGcacacctttttcttttcttaaagaTAGGGCGACTTGTCATTTATtcgaagtgattttttttttatttttttatttttacaaatgaCATGTCACCCATATTGCACACAATGAGCCATCCATAtgtcatctttttttatcattagagGTGGCTTTGGTGatcaaaaaattaagattcaGGTTTTTAGATTATAGAAACTCACATTCCAAAtcatttttcaccaaaaaaatactaaaaaaaacctatgaatCTCTTTTGTCATGTTTATAACAACAAAACACATTCTAACCACCCTAAATactcaaagtaaaaaaataataattgaattcCTATCTACTTTTctctaacatatatatatataaaggtgaAAATAATCTTCAATgagtttttctctaaaaaacaaactcttAAACACCATAATCAAAGTATTTCACGACCAAAATCCATTCACTTCGTAGCTTTttctctcctcaaatttttatagtgattttaTGTCTTCTCTCTCAAGATTTagagattaaaatataaaacaagtgaagtttaataacataataaaaaaatctaaaaaaaggcAGGACCAAATGAAATAGAAAAGTGAAAATTAAGGGATTAAAGTGTAGATTTATACTCCTATTGAACATTAAACACAGAAAAATAATGCCAATTATTGCCAAAGTTAAATttaacctttgttttttttataataatgttctttgcaacaaatttaaattcttcctttgaaaaatcaacatatcattaaattctaaaacaattttCGACACCTCGaatagtttcaataaaaaacttaagagttttaattttattttttagttcaaagaaaatttaatgttgatagtcatttttttttgtttagattgttttttacaAGTTAGACTATGAAACTcaggtgaaattttttttttcgttcaaaattttttttatacggCCCGCGGTATAGCGCAAACACCtatctaataatttatcatatacatgaatcattaattaattaatattaacatttaactaaaaaaactaaaagaaaacaatgttttaCTATAATTGTCTTGTTCAtcatctatcatttttttttataagcattATGCTCCCGGTAAATTTCCTTCTTAGTccatcaagtttttattttatctttttgaacTTCAAGCTgtagttttctttaatttgattcttgaaaggtttttttttagtactttcctttttcattctctttaaattttattttcatgcatatgcaaggtgtaaaaaattatttcaagatttAATGACATGTTGATTTTGCaaacaaagatttaaaattgttgcaaatgatattattaaaagaacaaaaatcaaatttaacattGACAATAATTGGCATTCTTTTTCCATTCTCACTGTTCATTAGACACGTAAATTTACACTTTAATCCCTCAATTCTTCACTTTCTTTTCCATTTGGTcccctttattttatatatatatatatatatatatatatatatatatatatatatatatattattttgttcctAAAATTTCATctgttttatatttcaattattgGATATCGAGAGAGAAGACAACAGGTTATtgtaaaaatgaaattgaaagagaatgaaaaaaaaaaaacttttgaagatcaaattaaagaaaactgcAGCTTCAAGTtcgaaaggaaaaggaaaaactttATGGACTAAGATGGAAGTTCACCGAGAGCACAAtgcttataaataaaaaattgagagatgATGAACAAGACGAATACAGTAAAACACCGTcttgttttagttttcttaattaaatgttaatattaattgattaatgTTTCATGTATAGTAAACTACTAAATAGGTTCCCGTccgtataaaaaatattttgaactaaataaaaaaactcatttgaaTTTTGTGgtttaacttgtaaaaaaatcaatagaaaaaacaattctacCTGTATTAAATTTTCtctgaaccaaaaaaaaaaccaaaattcaaagtttttttgaaactttttttatattaattatataataaaaaataaacatttacaaATTTGAGTACCAACTAAATAttgagatatttattttaaattgtgataaacctataaatataaaactgaaataaattatgtagtttaattcaaaacaaataaactattaaatgataaaattaaaaaaaaatcaataaaaaaataaaataaaaagttcgtCCGCATAACCCCTCACCTGgacaagttataaaaaaaaatcaaatgaaaacaaagaaacatgCCAAGTTAATCTTAATTAAACCGCCAAATACATGACTTAGGTTAAAGACTTTATCaggtcaattttgttttttaattttattataagataaaaaatatgaaaattaatttattataaaccAATTATCAagagataaaattcaataaaaaactctatattaaattatatgatttaaaataataataataaaaaacctagaaaacca
Protein-coding sequences here:
- the LOC133692364 gene encoding protein transport protein Sec61 subunit beta-like → MAVGGTAPPRGSAAAAASMRRRRTVSGGASGGAGAAGTMLQFYTDDAPGLKISPNVVLVMSIGFIAFVAILHVVGKLYLVRREA
- the LOC133692925 gene encoding F-box protein At5g51370-like isoform X1, with product MSQSPEEKTTNPNPKNNQKPPPIPIPTPTSLNSKTRTLSLPELWFKEQALKHVTLKMKSLSNSPLASPPSDPDKIFGLPSNDPTRPDYTSLLSDELLLQVFNKVPISQYVSNSLVCKRWFFLHGRLVHSIKVIDFGFVNSGRVFTRFPNLENIDIVHACIKMPRNSGILITRNNLSVYVGTKLLSGGFIEENDLLSSDLIDNGLQLISKSYPNLRRIVVFGTSENGLLSVSSKCEMLQELELHCCGDMSLKGISGCRNLQVLKLIGCVDGFYNSVVSDIGLTILAQGCRRLVKLELCGCEGSYDGIKAIGQCCQMLEELTICDHRMDGGWLAALSFCENLKTLRLQSCKSVDSSPGLLEHLGSCPTLEELHVQRCQMRDKQAVKALFLVCKTVREIVLQNCWRLEDEVFAAASVCRRVRLLSLEGCSLLTTGGLESVILNWKELQRLTVISSNNIKDSEITPDLATLFSVLKELKWRPDSRSLLSSGLAGTGVGNKGGRFFKGLKG
- the LOC133692925 gene encoding F-box protein At5g07670-like isoform X2: MSQSPEEKTTNPNPKNNQKPPPIPIPTPTSLNSKTRTLSLPELWFKEQALKHVTLKMKSLSNSPLASPPSDPDKIFGLPSNDPTRPDYTSLLSDELLLQVFNKVPISQYVSNSLVCKRWFFLHGRLVHSIKVIDFGFVNSGRVFTRFPNLENIDIVHACIKMPRNSGILITRNNLSVYVGTKLLSGGFIEENDLLSSDLIDNGLQLISKSYPNLRRIVVFGTSENGLLSVSSKCEMLQELELHCCGDMSLKGISGCRNLQVLKLIGCVDGFYNSVVSDIGLTILAQGCRRLVKLELCGCEGSYDGIKAIGQCCQMLEELTICDHRMDGGWLAALSFCENLKTLRLQSCKSVDSSPGLLEHLGSCPTLEELHVQRCQMRDKQAVKALFLVCKTVREIVLQNCWRLEDEVFAAASVCSAFNQSFDGPFCFLSL